A genomic segment from Tuwongella immobilis encodes:
- a CDS encoding WD40 repeat domain-containing protein: MRLPHHSPPGSTVRRGRWLAAILLAGLFLHIGTGLAQNPPTPNLRLIGHDEAIYSTAVTPDGSIIATGSFDKTIRLWDRATGAPLRTYYSNPINPQGHTNLVLAVAISPDGKFLASAGSDNQVRYWNLPDRKPQQELALGHPITGIAVSNDGKLVSAAGSDGTAKVWNANDMKPIPPLVGHVGPISGVALAPNNSFLTTAGTDGVLRFWAPTTGQALGTIGTASGPITAMAISPNSNPLYTASSNGKISVWQTPLPTTPTIPPLTAEITAFGTSNDGNLAIVGTNDRKGRLLDLTTGNSRAELPELPSVTKAVAIAANGQTLFRGTADGTLQLLQADAKPLMTVVAHSGGITSVQPNPGGNLLWTGGADGVLRTWQMPLQPGRDLAHAAAVTGHLPSSDSGRIVTIAADHVVRVWRRDNGGIEREYRGHTAPIRVTAISNNSEWIASVDSTGSLRLWNFNGNREVANWSVPAESISSMQFSPGNDRLLTIGSDRVLRVWKLPGQLPQPWNHPDLPIRTELSSDGNRLITLSNDQQIRLWNLTNGQIERTVTLGGQPVAAIGLATDGVTMGILGNDRVLRLFKDGAEQKKFPALTKAGSLLTMIPNPPLAAVGGTDASITLISLADGKEIRTLNGHTGTVRQMLLGPNGTLLTGSDDGTIRHWKLDDGPLLGSIPHDGPITAMQLSRDGKILVAASRQKTVIGWTLADRKPTALKRTLPGDIDRIALSADASRIAVSGPEKLVRILDAEGTLLEQFPIAEGIADVQFRADGQQLFVTAGNKQLRAIPLNLIAAKLLPGDASEARFLPNRDAIVIGNRDGTLLTLDGMRNPIGQPAKISGKPFRFALSSDGQFAVCGSADGSLDRVQLADGKVLQHATTTGEILAISSTNNAERIAITCRRGEQLAVELWDMLTGTRLLEWSDLPKTVTGVSITPDGRTLLVSGDNATRIRDTLQPTALAIHPGGITSLAVHPNGSQLLTAGADKVAVLRESATLKPIRTFGPFPDAIAAVTFSRDGAAIAIATGKQVRTVILNENRESTQQHPAQVLSVAFTADRKRLLTGSSDNLGRIWELATNEEIQTISHGTAVLGVAAHSNQQWLITASSDRRIQISTSPFRQSIVASDKPITHLIAPSNSGHLFSADATGAIVQWNSGNGNRERAYEGVPGPIVALAVHRNSQSLAAVGADSVLRIYHYADGQQVGTIPLPTPPMGKPAPKVLAVQFHPNNPVVAASLDDGTILAWKIPYQIGQPLPEAFGKPIQQFEHPKGASILQWLQPDTLVAGGADGIARAWRISPEDSYRSLNHPNIVDCLAFSPDGKQIVTGCHDGLVRIWDAEKGQVVKEIKAHLNATMQPEVVYGVAWSPDGKQVVSASFDRSLKLWDVASGNLVREFKAYDEKTNPKGHREAIFAVVWTADGKSLISGSSDRTIRVWNVADGTVQREFVHPGLKPTAGEPNPPAHPGWINQMRLTRDGQLLVVAGLAPKQTGHLTVWRVVDGKLVGEQAIPEGPAYGLSLTPDDQFAIVGLGVKPRMTTGPTVEVIRLPGR; this comes from the coding sequence ATGCGCCTACCCCATCATTCACCGCCCGGATCGACTGTTCGCCGTGGCCGCTGGTTGGCAGCGATTCTGCTGGCCGGACTCTTTCTGCACATCGGCACGGGCCTTGCTCAAAATCCGCCGACGCCGAATCTGCGGCTCATCGGCCACGACGAAGCCATTTATTCCACCGCCGTCACGCCCGATGGCTCCATCATCGCCACTGGCAGCTTTGACAAAACCATTCGGCTCTGGGATCGCGCCACTGGTGCCCCGCTGCGGACCTATTACAGCAACCCCATCAATCCGCAGGGGCATACCAATCTGGTGCTTGCGGTCGCCATTTCGCCGGATGGAAAATTCCTGGCATCCGCGGGGTCGGATAATCAAGTCCGCTATTGGAATCTACCCGATCGCAAGCCGCAGCAGGAACTTGCGCTCGGCCACCCGATCACGGGGATTGCGGTTTCCAACGATGGCAAACTCGTCAGCGCGGCAGGCAGCGATGGCACCGCCAAAGTGTGGAACGCCAACGACATGAAGCCGATTCCGCCGTTGGTCGGGCATGTCGGGCCTATTTCCGGCGTCGCCTTGGCCCCGAACAACAGCTTTCTCACCACGGCAGGCACCGATGGCGTTCTCCGATTTTGGGCACCCACCACCGGCCAAGCGCTCGGCACCATCGGCACCGCTTCCGGCCCCATCACCGCGATGGCGATTTCTCCCAATAGCAACCCGCTCTACACGGCATCCAGCAATGGCAAAATCAGCGTGTGGCAAACTCCGCTGCCAACGACGCCAACCATCCCGCCGCTCACCGCCGAGATTACCGCATTCGGCACCAGCAACGACGGCAATCTCGCAATCGTGGGCACCAACGACCGCAAAGGTCGGCTATTGGATCTGACCACCGGCAATTCACGGGCGGAGCTGCCGGAACTGCCGAGTGTGACCAAAGCCGTCGCAATTGCGGCAAATGGGCAAACGCTGTTTCGCGGGACCGCCGATGGAACGCTGCAACTGCTGCAAGCCGACGCCAAACCGCTGATGACGGTCGTGGCGCATTCCGGCGGAATCACCAGCGTGCAGCCCAATCCGGGCGGCAATCTGCTCTGGACCGGCGGAGCGGATGGCGTCTTGCGCACCTGGCAGATGCCCTTGCAACCGGGCCGCGATCTCGCCCACGCCGCCGCCGTCACCGGGCATCTGCCCAGCAGCGACAGTGGCCGCATTGTCACCATCGCCGCCGATCATGTCGTCCGTGTCTGGCGACGCGATAACGGCGGAATCGAGCGGGAATATCGTGGGCACACCGCCCCGATTCGCGTGACCGCCATCAGCAACAATTCCGAGTGGATCGCCAGTGTGGACAGCACAGGCAGCCTGCGTTTGTGGAATTTCAACGGCAACCGCGAAGTCGCCAATTGGAGCGTCCCGGCGGAGAGCATTTCCAGCATGCAGTTCAGTCCGGGAAATGATCGCCTGCTGACCATCGGCAGCGATCGCGTCTTGCGCGTCTGGAAACTCCCCGGCCAACTGCCACAGCCCTGGAACCACCCCGATCTGCCAATTCGCACCGAATTGAGCAGCGACGGCAACCGCCTCATCACGCTCAGCAACGATCAGCAAATCCGCCTTTGGAATCTGACCAATGGGCAAATCGAACGCACCGTGACACTCGGCGGACAACCCGTCGCCGCCATCGGCTTGGCGACTGACGGCGTCACCATGGGCATTCTCGGGAATGATCGCGTCTTGCGATTATTCAAGGATGGCGCCGAGCAGAAAAAATTCCCCGCATTGACCAAAGCGGGGTCCCTGCTGACGATGATTCCGAACCCGCCGCTGGCCGCCGTGGGCGGGACCGATGCCAGCATCACCCTGATTTCACTCGCCGACGGCAAAGAAATTCGCACACTCAACGGGCATACCGGCACAGTGCGGCAAATGCTCCTCGGCCCGAATGGCACGCTGCTGACCGGCAGCGACGATGGCACCATTCGCCATTGGAAGCTCGACGATGGCCCCCTCTTGGGCAGCATCCCGCACGATGGCCCCATCACGGCGATGCAATTGAGCCGCGATGGCAAAATCCTCGTCGCCGCCAGCCGTCAAAAAACGGTCATCGGCTGGACGCTCGCCGATCGCAAACCAACCGCACTGAAACGAACCCTGCCCGGCGACATCGACCGAATCGCCCTGAGTGCAGATGCCTCGCGCATCGCCGTCAGCGGCCCGGAAAAACTCGTGCGAATCCTGGACGCAGAAGGAACGCTCCTGGAGCAATTCCCCATCGCCGAAGGCATTGCCGATGTGCAATTTCGTGCCGATGGCCAGCAACTCTTCGTGACCGCCGGCAACAAGCAACTACGCGCAATTCCGCTGAATCTCATCGCCGCCAAACTGCTCCCCGGCGACGCCAGCGAAGCACGCTTTTTGCCGAATCGCGATGCGATCGTGATCGGGAATCGCGATGGCACCCTGCTGACACTCGACGGCATGCGAAACCCCATCGGCCAACCGGCCAAAATTTCCGGCAAGCCATTCCGATTCGCGCTCAGTAGCGATGGTCAATTCGCGGTTTGCGGCAGTGCTGATGGCAGTCTCGACCGCGTGCAACTCGCCGATGGCAAGGTGTTGCAACACGCTACCACCACGGGGGAAATCCTCGCCATCAGCAGCACCAACAATGCCGAGCGCATCGCCATCACCTGCCGACGTGGCGAGCAGCTTGCCGTGGAATTGTGGGACATGCTCACCGGCACCCGACTGCTGGAATGGAGCGACCTGCCGAAAACCGTCACAGGCGTGAGCATCACCCCCGATGGCCGCACGCTGCTTGTCAGCGGCGACAATGCCACCCGCATCCGCGACACACTCCAACCGACCGCGCTGGCGATTCATCCGGGCGGAATCACGTCGTTGGCGGTGCATCCGAATGGCTCGCAGCTGCTCACTGCGGGCGCAGACAAAGTCGCGGTCCTGCGGGAATCCGCGACACTGAAGCCGATTCGCACCTTCGGGCCATTCCCAGACGCGATTGCCGCCGTGACCTTCAGCCGGGATGGGGCCGCCATTGCGATTGCCACCGGAAAGCAAGTCCGCACGGTGATCCTCAACGAAAACCGCGAATCCACGCAGCAGCACCCCGCACAGGTGCTCAGCGTCGCCTTCACCGCCGATCGCAAGCGATTGCTGACCGGCAGCAGCGACAATCTAGGCCGCATCTGGGAACTCGCTACCAACGAGGAAATCCAGACCATCAGCCACGGTACCGCCGTTCTGGGTGTGGCAGCGCATTCCAATCAACAATGGCTGATTACCGCGTCCAGCGATCGCCGAATTCAGATCAGCACCAGCCCGTTCCGGCAATCGATTGTCGCATCCGACAAGCCGATCACGCATCTGATTGCCCCGAGCAATAGCGGGCATCTGTTTTCGGCAGATGCCACGGGCGCAATCGTGCAATGGAACAGCGGCAACGGCAACCGCGAACGGGCCTATGAGGGTGTGCCGGGGCCGATTGTCGCGCTGGCGGTCCATCGCAATTCGCAATCGCTGGCGGCGGTCGGGGCGGATTCGGTCCTGCGCATCTACCACTACGCGGATGGCCAGCAAGTGGGGACGATTCCGCTGCCGACACCGCCCATGGGCAAGCCCGCGCCGAAGGTGTTGGCCGTGCAGTTCCATCCGAATAATCCCGTGGTGGCGGCATCGCTCGATGATGGCACGATTCTCGCTTGGAAAATTCCGTACCAAATCGGCCAACCACTCCCCGAAGCATTCGGTAAGCCCATCCAGCAGTTTGAGCATCCCAAGGGGGCCAGCATCCTGCAATGGCTGCAACCCGATACGCTGGTCGCCGGTGGGGCGGATGGCATCGCTCGAGCGTGGCGCATTTCGCCCGAGGATTCCTATCGAAGTCTGAACCATCCGAATATCGTCGATTGCCTGGCATTTTCACCGGATGGCAAACAGATTGTCACGGGGTGCCATGATGGATTGGTCCGCATTTGGGACGCGGAGAAAGGCCAAGTCGTCAAGGAAATCAAAGCGCATCTGAACGCGACCATGCAGCCGGAAGTGGTGTATGGCGTGGCCTGGTCGCCGGATGGCAAGCAAGTCGTCTCGGCGAGTTTCGATCGGAGCCTGAAATTGTGGGATGTCGCCAGCGGTAATCTGGTGCGGGAATTCAAAGCCTACGATGAGAAAACCAATCCCAAGGGGCACCGCGAAGCGATCTTTGCGGTGGTCTGGACCGCCGATGGAAAATCGCTGATTTCCGGCTCCAGCGATCGCACCATTCGGGTCTGGAATGTTGCCGATGGCACGGTGCAGCGCGAATTCGTGCATCCGGGCCTGAAGCCGACTGCGGGTGAACCGAATCCCCCGGCTCATCCCGGTTGGATCAATCAGATGCGGCTGACGCGAGATGGTCAACTGTTGGTGGTTGCGGGGCTTGCGCCGAAACAGACCGGCCATTTGACTGTGTGGCGCGTGGTCGATGGAAAACTGGTCGGCGAGCAGGCGATTCCCGAAGGGCCAGCATATGGGCTATCGCTCACGCCAGATGATCAATTTGCGATCGTGGGATTGGGAGTGAAGCCGCGAATGACAACCGGGCCGACGGTCGAAGTGATCCGTCTGCCCGGTCGATGA
- a CDS encoding response regulator transcription factor — protein sequence MEPTIYVVDDDEAVRRAIASAGTLLGQRVQGFGSAEAFLAECGSDPIGCLVLDIKMPGLTGLELQRRLADDGITLPIIMISGHADVRIAVESMTLGAMTLLEKPFRLEELLGHLRKALEKDRQDREARSRVADGQARLATLTGKEREVLELIAAGKTNREMAESLGLSVRAVEDRRARLMKKVEARSIAELIRLLTER from the coding sequence GTGGAACCAACGATTTACGTGGTCGATGATGATGAAGCGGTGCGCCGCGCCATCGCCAGCGCGGGGACTCTGCTGGGGCAACGGGTGCAGGGCTTTGGCTCGGCGGAAGCGTTCCTGGCCGAATGTGGCAGCGACCCGATCGGCTGTTTGGTGCTGGACATCAAAATGCCCGGCCTGACCGGGTTGGAATTGCAGCGACGTTTGGCCGATGATGGCATCACGCTGCCGATCATCATGATTAGCGGCCATGCCGATGTTCGCATCGCCGTCGAATCGATGACACTCGGCGCAATGACCCTGCTCGAAAAGCCATTCCGACTGGAAGAATTACTCGGCCACCTTCGTAAAGCATTGGAGAAAGACCGGCAAGACCGCGAGGCTCGCAGTCGCGTCGCCGATGGCCAAGCGCGACTCGCCACGCTGACCGGCAAGGAGCGCGAAGTGCTGGAGCTGATCGCCGCCGGAAAAACCAACCGCGAAATGGCGGAGTCGCTGGGGCTGAGCGTTCGCGCGGTGGAAGACCGCCGCGCTCGCTTGATGAAGAAAGTCGAAGCGCGATCGATTGCCGAATTGATCCGCCTGCTCACGGAACGCTGA
- a CDS encoding Ig-like domain-containing protein, protein MTPSFGLSGLLSPTAAGSIPIAQVGAGARLASVDTAQSELLNGLIQSLTGGGSVSLTAVDYQGLSNADLNLNAILTSLQTQLSLANPQQALNANVTIPQLLTAAASAANADGNTAVATIFNNLGTQIGALAGTIRLGDLFDISLPNGNLAQAQLNALDLLTGGVQLFNFQNVLTTTSPISIPGVDLGIASIASLQLRAQVVEPPVFVIGGAGSQFNTAAIRIATDVDLVDVDLDISDIVDDILGLPLVGALANVTAEASIAELSIYTEVAAGSGTIQSINALTNAITLSSTPSIANVYLGQIADSVFFNRNSVINPATDVTPGVVGSVQLGIVALGIPLLDLTAVDLNLRSTALGSPASPIVTNYTPPYPDFDTVSAGGAGVANLVSTLVSNLELSANILGLPVVGGLNTLLNTLLNNTVNDTIVQGVLTPVLTGVVDPLLDSLGIGIGEMDLAVLGVDSPDVPTAVNDSLLTLQNRPVSAAILNNDLNPNGLAITVQIVGNPASGVVILNADNTVTYTPNAGFLGTDSFSYQITDSFGRVSNTGNVAVFVGTATANNQAPNINPDTATVATNGTVNIAVLANDTDPNGDPISIIGASKAANGTVVVNANGTITYTPNAGFTGIDQFSYGAGDGKGGVGSAMVTVTVGTTGGNTGPNINPDTANGTQGDALVVSVLANDTTPTGKALTVIGVSQPANGKAVINGDGTVTYTPNASFFGQDRFTYTAADVNGLFGGATVTITVARDNVNPVINPDTANALNTGNVVVPVLANDTDGDGDPLTISGITQPANGKAVINANGTVTYTPNAGFVGDDSFTYTAVDGFGGSGSASVTITVSNPNSSPTVNPDTADVTNNTSVTIPVLDNDTDGDGDPLTVSNVTQPVNGTVTINPDGTITYTPNAGFVGDDSFTYTASDGRGGSGSATVNVSVARANVAPVVRNDTANTLINRLVTVPVLANDTDGDGDSLTITNVSQPRNGTVVLNANGTITYTPRTGFTGTDSFTYTASDGFGGSGSATVAVTVGMGGGQSGGGDGGNRSPMAFGDSAFTEIGQPTTVNVLANDVDPDGDPLSVASVTQPAEGSVVINPDGTVTFTPNAGFQGTVVFQYTVTDGRGGSSGNIVQVVVGRAPGDGPPVIPELRQYVVGADTGGGPRVTVYNPDGSTKFNFFAYDPNGRFGVSVAMGDIDGDGVSDILTSPGFGGGPHIRVLSGKDLTPIVDFFAFNPEFRGGVSISTGDLNGDGRNDIVVAAGPGGGPHVRVIDGTKINLLDAGGVITEAALMANFFAFDSTFGGGVSVAVTDLDLNGVGELITGSGPGGPPLVRVWDVPTMTLTREFFAFDPSFSQGVNVGGRGQFIVVAAGRGGIPRVQVFKGVQQELISDFLAYEPTFTGGARVNFAETVDASNPLFLIGAGVGGGPRIRVLRPTGETVLPDYFAFEPSFRGGVYVN, encoded by the coding sequence GTGACCCCTTCATTCGGTCTGTCGGGCCTGTTGTCGCCGACTGCGGCAGGAAGCATCCCCATCGCACAGGTGGGAGCTGGCGCACGATTGGCCAGTGTGGACACCGCGCAATCGGAATTGCTCAACGGGTTGATTCAAAGTCTGACCGGCGGCGGTTCGGTCAGTTTGACTGCGGTGGATTATCAAGGGCTGAGCAACGCCGATTTGAATTTGAATGCGATTCTCACCAGTTTGCAGACGCAACTCAGTTTGGCGAATCCGCAACAAGCACTGAATGCCAATGTCACGATCCCGCAGTTGCTCACCGCCGCCGCCTCGGCTGCCAATGCGGATGGCAACACGGCGGTTGCGACGATTTTCAACAATCTGGGAACGCAAATTGGGGCACTCGCAGGCACCATTCGGCTGGGCGATTTGTTTGATATTTCGCTGCCCAACGGCAATCTGGCGCAAGCTCAACTGAACGCGCTGGATTTGTTGACCGGCGGCGTGCAGTTGTTCAACTTCCAGAACGTGTTGACCACCACCTCGCCGATTTCGATTCCGGGGGTGGATCTCGGTATCGCCTCGATTGCTAGCTTGCAACTGCGAGCGCAAGTCGTTGAACCGCCAGTATTTGTGATCGGCGGCGCCGGCAGCCAGTTCAACACCGCCGCCATTCGCATTGCCACCGATGTCGATTTGGTCGATGTCGATTTGGATATTTCGGATATCGTCGATGATATTTTGGGCCTGCCGTTGGTGGGGGCATTGGCGAATGTGACGGCGGAAGCCTCCATTGCCGAGTTGAGCATCTACACCGAAGTGGCTGCGGGTTCGGGAACCATTCAATCGATCAACGCGCTGACCAACGCGATTACGCTCTCGTCGACTCCGTCCATCGCCAATGTGTATCTCGGTCAAATCGCGGATAGTGTCTTCTTCAATCGCAATTCGGTGATTAACCCCGCCACCGATGTCACGCCTGGCGTCGTTGGGTCGGTGCAGTTGGGGATCGTCGCATTGGGCATCCCGCTGCTGGATCTTACGGCGGTCGATTTGAACTTGCGATCCACTGCGTTGGGGTCGCCGGCCTCCCCGATTGTCACCAATTACACGCCGCCGTATCCGGACTTCGACACCGTTTCCGCCGGTGGGGCGGGGGTGGCCAATCTCGTCTCCACGCTGGTCAGCAATCTCGAATTGTCTGCGAACATTCTTGGTCTGCCGGTCGTGGGCGGCTTGAATACGCTGCTCAATACGCTGCTCAACAACACCGTCAACGACACCATCGTGCAAGGCGTGCTGACACCCGTGTTGACGGGGGTGGTCGATCCGCTGCTCGATTCGCTTGGTATCGGCATCGGCGAGATGGATTTGGCCGTTCTCGGGGTCGATTCACCGGATGTGCCGACGGCGGTGAACGACTCGCTGCTGACGCTGCAAAATCGGCCCGTGAGTGCCGCGATTCTCAACAACGATCTGAATCCCAACGGGTTGGCGATTACCGTGCAGATTGTCGGCAATCCGGCCAGCGGCGTCGTGATTCTCAACGCCGATAACACGGTCACCTACACGCCCAACGCGGGATTCCTGGGCACGGATTCGTTCTCGTATCAAATCACCGATTCGTTCGGTCGCGTTTCCAATACCGGCAACGTGGCGGTTTTCGTGGGAACGGCCACGGCCAACAACCAAGCGCCGAACATCAACCCCGACACGGCTACGGTGGCGACCAACGGCACGGTCAATATCGCTGTGCTGGCCAATGACACCGATCCCAACGGCGATCCGATTTCGATCATTGGCGCGAGCAAGGCCGCCAATGGGACGGTGGTGGTCAACGCGAATGGGACCATCACCTACACGCCGAATGCCGGATTCACGGGCATCGATCAATTCAGCTACGGTGCCGGCGATGGCAAAGGCGGCGTCGGCAGCGCGATGGTGACGGTAACGGTCGGTACCACGGGTGGAAATACCGGGCCGAACATCAACCCCGACACGGCCAACGGCACCCAAGGCGATGCGTTGGTCGTCTCCGTTTTGGCCAACGACACCACGCCCACCGGAAAAGCCCTCACCGTCATCGGCGTCAGCCAACCAGCAAACGGCAAGGCGGTCATCAATGGCGATGGCACGGTGACCTACACGCCGAATGCGTCGTTCTTCGGCCAAGATCGCTTCACCTATACCGCCGCCGATGTCAACGGCTTGTTCGGCGGAGCGACGGTCACCATCACCGTGGCCCGCGACAACGTCAATCCGGTCATCAACCCCGACACGGCCAACGCCCTGAACACCGGCAATGTTGTGGTGCCCGTGTTGGCCAACGATACTGACGGCGACGGCGATCCGCTCACCATCAGCGGCATCACGCAGCCGGCCAATGGGAAGGCGGTCATCAACGCCAATGGCACGGTGACCTACACGCCGAATGCCGGATTCGTCGGCGATGATAGCTTCACCTACACCGCCGTGGATGGTTTCGGCGGCAGTGGCTCCGCGTCGGTGACGATTACCGTTAGCAACCCGAATTCCTCGCCGACGGTGAATCCGGACACGGCGGATGTCACCAACAATACCTCGGTGACGATTCCGGTGCTGGATAACGATACCGATGGTGATGGCGATCCGCTGACGGTGAGCAACGTCACGCAGCCGGTCAACGGCACGGTCACCATCAATCCCGATGGCACGATTACCTATACGCCGAACGCCGGATTCGTGGGCGATGATAGCTTCACCTACACGGCCAGCGACGGTCGCGGTGGAAGTGGTTCCGCGACGGTGAATGTCAGCGTGGCTCGGGCGAATGTCGCTCCGGTTGTGCGCAATGACACTGCCAATACGCTCATCAATCGCCTGGTGACGGTCCCCGTGTTGGCCAACGACACCGATGGCGATGGCGATTCGCTGACGATCACCAACGTCAGCCAGCCGCGAAATGGGACCGTGGTGCTCAATGCCAACGGCACCATCACCTACACGCCTCGCACGGGATTCACTGGCACGGATAGCTTTACCTACACGGCCAGCGATGGATTCGGCGGCAGTGGCTCCGCGACGGTGGCGGTCACGGTCGGCATGGGCGGCGGACAGTCCGGCGGTGGCGACGGTGGCAATCGCTCGCCGATGGCGTTCGGCGATTCCGCGTTCACCGAAATCGGACAACCCACCACCGTCAACGTCCTGGCCAACGATGTCGATCCGGATGGCGATCCGTTGAGCGTCGCTTCGGTCACGCAACCGGCTGAGGGCAGCGTGGTCATCAATCCCGATGGCACGGTCACCTTCACGCCGAATGCCGGATTCCAAGGCACGGTTGTGTTCCAATACACCGTGACGGATGGCCGTGGCGGATCGTCGGGCAATATCGTGCAAGTGGTGGTCGGTCGGGCTCCGGGCGATGGCCCGCCGGTGATTCCGGAACTGCGGCAATATGTCGTGGGTGCCGATACCGGTGGTGGCCCGCGTGTCACGGTGTACAACCCGGACGGCTCCACGAAGTTCAACTTCTTCGCCTATGATCCCAATGGCCGCTTCGGCGTCAGCGTGGCGATGGGTGATATTGACGGCGACGGGGTGTCCGACATTCTCACCTCGCCGGGCTTCGGTGGTGGGCCGCACATTCGCGTGCTGAGCGGCAAAGATCTCACACCGATTGTCGATTTCTTCGCATTCAATCCGGAATTCCGCGGCGGCGTCTCGATCTCGACCGGCGACCTCAACGGCGACGGTCGCAACGATATCGTCGTGGCGGCGGGACCGGGGGGCGGGCCGCATGTCCGTGTGATCGATGGCACGAAGATCAATCTGCTCGATGCGGGCGGGGTGATTACCGAAGCGGCGCTGATGGCCAATTTCTTTGCCTTCGACAGCACCTTCGGCGGTGGCGTCTCGGTGGCGGTCACCGATTTGGATCTCAACGGCGTGGGCGAATTGATCACCGGCTCGGGCCCCGGCGGTCCGCCGCTGGTGCGCGTCTGGGATGTGCCGACCATGACGTTGACCCGCGAATTCTTCGCCTTCGACCCCTCCTTCTCGCAAGGGGTGAACGTCGGCGGTCGGGGCCAATTCATCGTGGTCGCGGCTGGTCGGGGTGGAATTCCCCGCGTGCAGGTGTTCAAGGGCGTGCAACAGGAATTGATCTCGGACTTCTTGGCGTATGAGCCGACCTTCACCGGCGGTGCTCGCGTCAACTTTGCCGAGACGGTGGATGCCTCGAATCCGCTGTTCCTCATCGGGGCGGGGGTTGGTGGTGGGCCGCGGATTCGTGTGCTGCGACCGACCGGCGAAACGGTTCTGCCCGATTACTTTGCCTTCGAGCCGTCCTTCCGCGGCGGTGTCTATGTGAACTGA
- a CDS encoding sensor histidine kinase, producing the protein MGSLLSRSPLAGAIVLVVVVFLVDLSLPLGVASAVPYTFAVLLALKARSPWAAPVIAAVCGVLTFAKMGIVPERGSTEMWKVITNRCLAIFAIGMTTLLGILRRQAEQRAHEHEASLAHLGRLSLLGQIAAGLAHELNQPLAAISLQADLANRFAEQCDSASPELTAALLEITQQSGRAADIIRSVRRLARRTEPKYETIPLNELVAFVVQLCDWQARRKGIQLLAHPSSDAPMWIGDRTQIEQVLLNLVQNAMDATTERPSTARIVTISVTRSDDAVRIRVRDSGTGVREPERLFQQFYTTKPDGMGLGLSLSRSLMEYQGGKLELIQTSADGSEFAMIFPRNSDEE; encoded by the coding sequence ATGGGGTCGCTGTTGTCTCGTTCGCCACTTGCGGGGGCGATCGTGTTGGTGGTGGTAGTCTTCCTGGTCGATTTGTCGCTCCCGTTGGGCGTGGCCAGCGCGGTGCCCTACACCTTCGCGGTTCTGTTGGCATTGAAGGCACGATCGCCCTGGGCGGCCCCGGTGATTGCGGCGGTTTGCGGTGTGCTGACCTTCGCCAAAATGGGAATCGTGCCCGAACGCGGCAGCACCGAAATGTGGAAAGTCATCACCAATCGCTGTCTGGCGATTTTCGCCATTGGCATGACCACCCTTTTGGGCATTCTGCGCCGACAGGCCGAACAGCGGGCCCACGAACACGAGGCATCGTTGGCGCATCTGGGGCGATTGTCGCTGCTGGGTCAGATTGCGGCGGGATTGGCCCACGAATTGAATCAACCATTGGCGGCAATCAGCCTGCAAGCCGATCTCGCCAATCGCTTTGCGGAACAATGCGACAGCGCATCTCCCGAGTTGACTGCCGCATTGCTGGAAATCACGCAGCAATCCGGGCGAGCCGCCGACATTATCCGCAGCGTCCGACGATTGGCCCGTCGCACGGAGCCGAAATACGAAACCATCCCGTTGAATGAATTAGTCGCATTCGTCGTGCAACTGTGCGATTGGCAAGCCCGCCGCAAGGGAATCCAACTGCTGGCCCATCCCTCATCCGATGCCCCGATGTGGATTGGCGATCGCACCCAAATCGAACAAGTGCTGCTGAATTTGGTCCAAAACGCAATGGATGCCACCACCGAACGCCCCAGCACGGCCCGAATCGTGACGATTTCCGTCACGCGTTCCGACGATGCAGTGCGAATCCGCGTCCGCGATAGCGGCACCGGCGTGCGCGAACCCGAACGATTGTTTCAACAATTTTACACCACCAAACCCGATGGCATGGGATTGGGCTTGTCGCTGAGCCGTTCCCTGATGGAATATCAGGGTGGCAAATTGGAATTGATCCAGACCAGCGCCGATGGTAGCGAATTCGCCATGATTTTCCCCCGGAATTCGGACGAGGAGTAA